Genomic DNA from Echeneis naucrates chromosome 14, fEcheNa1.1, whole genome shotgun sequence:
TTCAGCTCATTGCTGCTGTTACCATCACAATTACACACATTGTTTTCTGATGAACATCTGTGGGGATGGAAGCATATTCACTGTTGGTGATAAAATTAAGCATTAGTGTGCAAGTAAGAAATTACTTTTAATTGTGATAAAACCAATGAAATATGATACCATTGAAAGGCATGTATTCTCTCATGCAATAGTGTTTTGACAATATTAAGAGAGAGTGATGATATGACTGTTCTAGTAGACCTGTTTTTGAGTTGGTGACTTTCATTATCTGAAATTTCTAGCAAttctcacacacagaagaagCTAGCATTTTAATCATGGTagtgatttcttttctttgatggCATCGTCGCCTCTATGTTGCATGTGTTAAGATACACCCGGTGGTACAGAACTATACACGTGATGAAAGATTTCACTGAACCACTTTGCAGTCCCTTTAATTTGCCTTCTGTGCACCTAACTGCATTAGTAAATTGATGATTTTCAAAGTGAAACTGCGTTAGCCATAGTTTTTACTGGTTTTATTGGTTGATTTGCCTATCCCTATACTTGAATGGCCCATGGGCCCAACAACAGCGGTGCAGTCCTCCATCCACAGCAGGCAGAGCTTATACTGTATGTCAGCTCTTATTATGGGCTGTGCTTGACCACAttgttatgttgttttgtgCTAAAGAACAGCAAAGTCACAACTCCACCTAAGAAAAAAGCAGctctataaaaatatattttcaattcTACAAAGTGTATTTCTCAGGATTCCGGAGAGCATTAATCTGCAGATACTGGCATCCTGTTCCAGCCTGCTTGCCAGGTTTGGCTGTTCAGACAGGCTgccaaacaaatacaaattcatCACTCAGCTGCCCTAAATATATGGTGTTACattatattcaaaatattttactggcataaaaggaagtaaaacaaATTTGTGGCACATAATTTGTCCTTAGAGTCATTTGAACTTTTCTCTATTTTCGTAGGTAAATCTTGCACTGGAAGCCTTCCCATGTATGGAGTTAGAAAATCACTGGGGAAactattttagttttttgaatTGCCTGTTGGAGGAGCTGTTGACGCCCAAATGAGGAGAGGGAAAGGCCTTCTTTATGAGACCTAAACGTTTCTCTGTTGCAAAAATTGGTGTAATGAacctttttcacagcagccGTTTTTGTCCTTTCCATTCAGATTCAAAAGAGCCAGTGTCCTGCCACTGATGAGGTGTAGGGGGAGATCCCTCTGAACACtagaaacagcttttttttaaagatgttttcactaattatttattgatttcctGCATTTTCTGTGGATTTCAATAAAGAGTCAGAGAGATAACTGTACAGTATATGGTCATTATAGCATTGCTAAAACAACAAATCTAATGGTGGAGTAAGACTTTTTCACAGTTCTTCGTATTAAAAGTTCTATCAACAATACATTATATAATACATAGATTGTATGGTAACAATTGTAAACTATGGTTTCAAGTCTTGATCTTTGACGCCTCCGTGTTTCTTACTTTAATGGATccataaaacacaaagaggaattCTCATAAAATCTGGTCACGGCATGAAAACTGAACTTGTACGAAAACCATTTCCTTGAGCATGTCTGCTGAAGATGGTGCGGTATCTGCACGGGATCGAACATGGCAGTCATTAGGCTGTACTGGTGCAGGTCGTTCAGTCCCAGAAACTGGGAGGCTGCGATCATTTATAGCAGAACTTTGAATGGTTTGGTTTGACAGGAAAGGATTTACTCTTGAGAGAACTGTCCAGTGAGCATCAATACGGGTCCCTCCCTATTAATATCCATTAAAATACATGTtaggaaaatatgaaatatctaAAAGTATGCTGGGCTTGTTGAGAGAACTGCAACAGTAAATGTATAACATATATGTATAAACAGTATAACGCAAAGGTGTGAAATGTCAGTCATCTCTCATTTTCTGGGTTATCCATTTTCCAGTCACGCGAGTTagggagccaatcccagccaacattctgggcgagggcggggtacactctggacaggtcaccagtccatcacagggccaacacaaagagaccaacaaccactcacactcagactcagacctacatACACTTTGGAGTcaacaattaacccaaacacgatatctttggatggtgacCCCAAGCCCGGaaattgaacccatgaccttcttgctgtaaCCAACAGTGCTAACTGTTATTGCAAACTGCTGCCAGGAATAAACCATATATTGAAATCATCCAGTATGAGTGCAATCTGAACTAACCGTACCTTCAtcatacaaaacaaacatggcctCCCAGTTTCTGGGACTGAACGACCTGCACCAGTACAGCCTAATGACTGCCATGTTCCATGTGTGCAAACCCTTTTGAATCCTTGAGATCATTGACTCATGGAAACCACTACTTTTggataaaacaaaaaccagagtCAGACATTTGGCTTTGCATCCTTTAACCCAGATCAgactttttaatatttgacaaaGGGTCAAAGTGTTTCGTGTTCACTTACAGTACTTTTGTTTGTAACTATTAACAGAGTAAGAAGCAGAAAGCAAATGGATGTAATGTGTCACTACAGTCAAAGCTATTGCGATGTTTCACTCAGGGTTTAGTGGTGTAATAAAGTGCAATATAACTCGTTTTCTTCAGGGACAATCCCTGAGTTTAACATGTTTAAAGTCCAAGCTCATATCGGAAGACCAACAGCTGGAGAGGACTGCAGAAGTAAAGAAAACATCACTTTTGATTGTTTAAATGGCAGATTCCTGCAACAGACTTTTCCTGAGCTGTTAACTGCACTGTGGAAAGACTCTCGCACTATATGAAGCTAATCAAGAGTTCAAAAGTAGCACCAACGAGTCACGTTGCCTTACATCGCACCcaacaagtttttgtttttgttttgtttttttttactgaagaaatACTGTCACCCATTATCATAAGGGTTGAAGGTACGTTATTAAGTTGAAAGCATGCTTGCAAAGATAGTTCTCCTCACCTCTTCCCTCCTTCAACTTAGAGCCCCGGGTCCCAACGTGTCGATGAGGCTAATCGTGTCTTTTCTTGAGCGCTATTGGCAAAGGTGCAGAGAGCTGGAAAAATttggctgaaaaagaaaaaagaaaatctttgatGAATCACTTCACTTTGTCATGGGGCATCATAACAAATGTGATGCATCCGGTTAGTTGAAATTCTGTTTCCCGAAAGAAAAGTCTGATATGGCGAGAGCTGGCACGTGTCAGTGAGGGTCAAAGGGTCACAGCGGTTTACACACTGTAGTCCCAGGTGACAGCCGAGCGACCCATCCTGCCGTTTTATCTCATGTAGCCAGGAGAAGTATAATTCCTGCTTCAGAAcaacatttgtggtttttacaCAAGCCAACTGAGGTGTGAGGATCTCCGTGCTTCAGGTCCCGAACTAACTCAAACTTCTCTTTGCTACATTCACCAGCTGGGATACTTTGTgaatttctctgtttctttgtaATAACTTTGAAGTTTGCTAAACGTTGTTGTCCTCAAGATGTTTGTAAATGTGTCACCCAGGGCCTTGTGTTAAGTtacactgtgaaaaacactgttTCAGCTCAATTGGTAATATGTTGGCTAAAGTCTTTGATATGAGATTTCATGGTTTTATATTTGTCTCCTCGACATTGTCAGCTTCTTCAGCTCTAAACTTATACCAGTGTGAAGCCGTTTAGGTGACACGCCTTTAATCTTCCTTTGAGATAACATGAGTTGTGCTTGTGTTGATGAAACCACGTGAGCAAAAATCACTGCACATTGACCCTGGATGGATTTCACCAACTTAACAGGAACTGTTTGCTGTTTACTAAATATGCAGAGCAGGTTTCCAAACAATCACTCATTTCCAAAGCAGCACATGAATGGAGACCTTGCATCCCATCATATTATGTACTTTGGATGTACTTAGTGTTTTCTTGCTTTCGGTGACAAATTAAACCCAGATTGTGCACATATCATCCAGATCTTTCAGTTGTCCCACCTCTTTTATGTGAAACATCAGGGCTGGAAGTAAGTCAGTCTGCTTTCACTGTGAAGCCTCTTTGGTTGAgaattttggtttgtttcatcTGCAGCCATCAAACAGCTGCACCGTTTCTCTGCTGTCCACATTTCTCAAGAAGCCCAGTGCCTGCCAGGGCATTTGTGTGCGACTCCGTTACAATCTATATTTATTTCTCATCAATCCAGTCAGCTACCTGTGCGTTTAGGgctaaaacatgaaaataccatgaaagaggagaaattTTAAAGGACAGATCTCTTTCCCGATTCCAGTCTCCCACAGCTGAAAAAATGGAGTTTATTGTTTTGCGCTGGTGCACCTGCAGCTTCATTCAGCCTGACATCTCACGCTGATCGTTACACAAGCAGCCACATTCCTCAAAACTAATCGTCAGAACACaaaccagacagaaaaaaaccccCATCAGATTGCATTTGTCTATGTTGCTTTGTGTACTGAAGCACAACTGTGGAATACAAACAATTACACTAAAATATACTGTGCAGGGCTACGGTGCAGTTCTCACAGTCTTcagtcagcatgtgtgtgtacattctGTTGTATAGCATGAAGGGAGGATCGGAGAGTTTGGGTGGTGAAGTGCATTTCAATAGTTGAACATTGTCCAGCATCTTTTACAATTTCTGCTACACACTTGTGCTTTTTCCAACTCCAACTTAATCTTGTTCATTTTTAACTAAGTGAAACAATCCATGTTGACTTTTGCACAGATCAATAATGAAACAATTACAGACAACTACAGAGCACAGAAACTGCCGAGGAAACACTGataaaaccaaatgaatgaGATTGACATCACATGCACAtgatctctctcacacacacacacacacacacacacacactatagccCTGTATTCTTCTGATTAAGTAACCAATAAAGGGCAGGGagtgtgtctcagtgtcagCAGGGAAAGCGCTGAGCACATTTATGTCCACTCCTGATGCTGGAGCTTACTCTGACACACTTCAACCCAACATTGTTCCTGCAAGGGACTCAGCATTCTACCTCAGAGCTCAATGAATCAGCTGCTAATACCTCAAGAGGTTACATTGCACTTCTAATAATCCCAAGTGCTAAAAAGCCGTTGGAATTTGAGAGGTGATTACACACTTTAACACGGTGGAGCAACAAGACAACATTTacttgattttgattttttggcttttttttttttttttaaaaaggaactTCTCTGGAACACCTTgccatttatatatataaaaagatcCTGAACTGTCATTGGATTTCGTACATATTTTGTGTAGTGGAAAACTAACTCAGTAGGTAAGTATATAATATTTAACATCTTTAAATGCCAAGCATACTCAGTGGTCAGTCAACTGTTGATTCTCTTCAGGGTTTTCTCAGGCACTACAGCAGCATAGTATTAAAAGGAACCTGCCAGCGTCAGCATTAAGTCCACTTCTGGACACCATCTGTAACAAACTATGGCATTTGGGGACATCCTGGAACAGGTGGGCAGCCTGGGACGTTTCCAGATCCTGCATGTGACCCTCCTCTCCATACCTGTCCTGATGATGGCCAGTCATAATCTGCTGCAGAACTTTGTGGCCGCTGTTCCTTTCCACTACTGCAGCGTGTACACAAACCTCTCTCAGTCCCAGCTGAGCCTGGAGGAAACGCTGCTGATCACGGTGCCTTTCGACCCGACAGGGAAGCCTGAAAGGTGCCAGCGTTATGCTGCTCCACAGTGGCACCTTCTGGCTAAAAATGGGAGCTCTGCTTCAGGGCAGCTGGGAAACACTCAGGATGGTTTGGATGTTGAGCTGCAGGGATGCACAGAAGGATGGTCCTATAACATGACAGAGATGCGTTCAACCATCATAACTGAAGTATGGCTGTCCTTTTTATCTCAATGTTCTTTTTCTCACCAATTGTACGACACCATTTGTTTTACCTTGTGCCAATTCCTCCTCAGTGGAATTTGGTGTGTGATCTGCGCTCTCTGAAGCAAATGGGACAAACCATCTACATGGGTGGTGTTCTGTTGGGGGCTCTTGTCTTTGGTGCTCTTTCAGACAGGTAGCATTTAACTGTAGATGTTACTTGCtgcatcttttgtgttttatatgacAACCGAATTGTTCATATGCATGTAGGCCAGCAAGCCAAATAATGTGATACACCACAGTCACTTACTGCACTCTTTTTCAATCTTTCTTGTTCCAAGATATGGTCGACGCAACCTCCTGCTCATTTCCAACCTGCTGATGGCTGTGGGGGGAACGTGTGCTGctttctccagctccttcccGCTCTTCTGCCTGTTCCGGTTTGTTTGTGGCATGGCCCTGTCTGGTCTCGGCCTCAACACATTCTCCCTCAGTAAGTTATAGAGCTGGATGCATCTTTTCCAGGACTGATGCTTGTGCAACGGTACGGTGACGACGATGAAGCCGTCAAACCAGCTAGTATTATCAGGGCTCACTGTGGCAGGCAGGACTCACAAAGCAGAGTCGTACACAGGAAATGTAAGAGATGTAGTTGTAATCAGTCCAAGGTCGGCAACGGGTACTTTAAAAATAAAGGGGCAAAgccaaaaacccaaaacaagcCGATACAAAAGCTCACTAGGAAACACTGGGGGGAAACATGGACTCACTTACTGGGAACAGACAAGATGATCTGGTGCAGGAAGCTCGGGAACACTGCTTAAATACACTGGGTGAGGGAGccaatgagacacaggtgaaaaCAATCACAGATCACACAGGCAGGAACCAGACAGGACACGGGGAacagactttcaaaataaaacaggaaacacatctGTGATTCATCCCTTTCAAGTTGTGGAGTGGATTCCCACACGTGTGCGGACGGCGGTGGGGACAATAACAGGTTACTGTTACACGGTGGGACAGCTGATCCTGGCGGGCATAGCCTACTTCATCCGGGACTGGAGGTGGTTAACCCTGGCAGTGTCTTTGCCCTTTTatgtcttcttcctcttttcatgGTAAGGAGCCAAATGAGAATTGATCTGAGTGCTCCAGCTCCAATTGCTGTTTGATACTCAAATGTCTCACACAGGTGGTTTCATGAGTCCTCCAGATGGTTAGTCCTGAACAATAAGTCTGAACACGCCATCAGGAACCTTAAAAGTGTGGCCAAATTTAATGGACGCcatgaggagggagagaaaattgACATTAAAGTAAGGGAACATGGTGTGTTCATGGGCAACATCACTATCTGAGGTTATTTTGAAGGCATTTGGATTGAGAGTTTGCTCCATACCTGTAGATGCTGCAAGAGTccatgaagaaagaaatgtcCTGTTCTCAGGGCTCCTACACTGTCCTGGATCTGTTCCGCACGCCCACAATGAGGAAAATGACAGTCTGCCTCAGTGCTGTCTGGTATGTTTCCAAATCCTATTGTAGAATGGAAAACGTAATAAAAGCACCATTTATGAAGCTGCAATGATCCCATGCATGTTCCTTCTGTGCTCAGGTTATCAACCAGCTTTGCCTACTATGGTCTTGCTATGGATCTGCAAAAGTTTGGTGTGGACATCTACTTAATCCAAGTGATCTTCGGAGCTGTTGATATACCTGCTAAAGTTATTGTGACTGTGTCGATGAGTTTTATCGGCCGCCGTCCATCACAATGTGGTGCTCTGATTGCCGCTGGAGTCACTATTCTTATCAATGTGCTGGTGCCTTACGGTGCGTGAGAACTCGTGCACGCATGTTAAGACAGGATGCACATTCATTGTGTAGCTACCTCACTGCTGTGACATTACACCACAGAAGCAAGACATAGTTATTCTTATTACTCCACCTCTGTGCAGATAAACAGACTGTGCGTACCTGCCTGGCTGTCATCGGTAAAGGTTGCCTCGCTGCATCCTTCAACTGCTGTTACCTTTACTCTGGAGAACTGTACCCAACCATCATTCGGTAAGTAATTCAGTTCTTCCCTCTTTTGAGGAACTCTGCAGTGATCTCTATGTATGAATGAGCCAGACAACAAACAGATGGCTGAGCAATAATATAGTCTGGAGCTTGTCTGGTTTAATTTTAGTTTCATTCCGTGTATTGAGTAGGTCAACAATTGGACTGTATCTGCAGTTTCTTGTTTAAAATACTTTGGaccatttttttgttgacaCAGGAATCATGTCCAGAAAGCAATAAAaattcaccaaaacaaaatgaagttcACCTCGGTCCCATATGAAATAAGTGCTGAGCAGTAATGGATCACCATCAGCTCACTGGCTGCTTCATTACTTAGTAACATATAATCTAAACATGGAGTCAGTTTGACTCTTCACCGTTTGTGAAACTGTGTTGTGCCACACTGATTTTGTTACTGAGATCACTGTTTTGATGCTTTGATGCATTACTCActgcgtgtttgtttgtctggacTAAGTCTGCCAATCATTGCAGGAGGCCTGTTGACCATGTGTCTTTCTCTGGAAACTCTGAAATCTGACATGTCACACTTCATATTCAAACACCGAAATGTTCAGTTAAAAGTCATTTCTAATCTTTTCACCCTcattatgtttacatgtttaGTCCACAGAAACCATCTTCTGCTTTATGTATCACAATTTCTGATTTGGAGGACAATGCTGATGTTACCTGTTGATGCCATTCAACAGTTCCTTGTCTCTTTCTCAGTCAGAATGGCATGGGCTGGGTATCCATGATGGCTCGTGTGGGGGCCATGGTGGCCCCTATGGTGCTCCTGACAGGGGACACTTTACCATGGCTACCAGGTTTAATCTACGGAAGCGCTCCGATCATCAGTGGGTTGGCTGCAATATTTCTTCCAGAAACACTAGGCTCACCTCTTCCTGACACGATTCAAGATGTGGAGGACAGGTAAGACTGAACGTTCTTGTATCTCTGCCGGCCCTAAAactgaaacattcattttggGAACAGTACACAGGAAGACTGTAGGTGTGGCATATTAATGGCAGATGCAtccatatttccattttctattttcaataCAGGGGATCTGGGAAAAAGTCGGAAATGTCACAAAAGGAAGCAATAACCTTGCAAGACACCCAGGCGAAGGCCCTAAAGCAGACAGCCTGAGGGCAGCTGGACTGCCCTGCTGACGCTTTAGCTGACCTGCTAACACAGTAGAGTGGCACTGCTTTACCCCACCTTACTCATTTTCCTGATTACTATGAAGAGTGCATTGTGTCTCATAACTGTAAGTTGCAATGGTATTTTTGGAGAGgtcaataaatgaaatgaatagcTGCAGACAATCAGACCTATGTTTATTTGTTATACTGTATCTTTATGTTCTCCCTTTAGcgcatttttgttttatatattaaatatcTATGTATACAATTAATGATCTTTCTACAGGTTAAAGACTATAGCATGCttttgctggtgtttgttttttttttttttttttaaacttcttatTACTTTATATTAGGATTTTCTGCATCAATGTGCCAATCACGATTAATAAAAGGTCATGATTAACACATCATTTTATTAATGGAATGaatcacctgctgctgttgagtCCCTTTGCCCCATCCTTAACTTACCACCAAGCTGCCAGCAGCTTCCAGCTTCCTGACGGTGCTCTGTCATGGACGTGAACGACGAGTCGCTCCTGAAGAttcattttacttaaaaaagtAAGTTATGTTTGACTTGCTCAGGTGAAAAGTCCAACATAATTagctgtttgtgtaaaatggaatcaaaatatttcatatttcatatttaaggaAAGCCATATTTCTGTGGCAGAGATCGTGTTCTCTGCTTCAGGCCGACTGCAtctcttttgatttgaaatgaatctAACTCTTcattaaattcaaaatatattcatcAATGTCTCGCTTCTCTTCTGGCCTGTGGATCTCAGCTGCACCGCATGTTTTTACATAAAGTGCCATTTAAATGGGCTGAGACTGTCAGGTGGATTCACTGAAACCACTCTGATGTGGAATCTGTCAGCATGCAGTGTAATCTATAATGCAGATTAAGTCACATTCCTGACTGAAGTCACTTTGATGCAGAATCAGAATCACCTGGCACTGTTCAGTTGATTGATGCTTCGTTGTATTATGCGGTGCACCTGAATGCAGAGGTCTCTGCATTTATCATGTGAAAAATATGGGAAAACACACCAAGTGGGTGTTTTCTCACTCTAAAGGATGTAGTTAAGTGTAAtaaatggggggtgggggtgttgaCAGTTTCGAACATCATTCTTCCTGAGATTAGTGCCGTGAGATACACTCTGTCAGTAACTTTTGTGCTTGTCTTTTCCCGTGCTGCTAAGCTTCCTCCAGCACAGAGAAATTGTATTTTGGGCTCAAACGAATAACATGATGTGGAAACTAAAACCGATTCATTTCCACTTGAAATACAGCAACTGGTAAACTGCTACTGGTCCTTTTTATTGATTCAAGTTCACGATGAAAACAATTCAAAACAACTTGAAACTCAAAGTATTACAATTTTCACGCACTTATGTtgcacaaaaaatattaatttatatatatagtgGTGTGTTTTTTCAGTCTCCCTGTTACATATTAGTATGACTGATGCCTCAGACATAAAGAGTGAGCCTTAGTGTTCAGCTTCGCTGCCAACTGTGGCCACCCGACAGcactgcatttttattaaatgcTGAAATACAACTGGATACAAAAACATCAGACATTATAGAGGAGTGGACTTCGGGGTTCTGACTTATGAATCTTGCTGGTTTATGACACCACCTAGTGGTGTATGGATGCTAATGCATCAGCATATTTCAAAcgtaataaaatgaaaatgcaaaagcTACAAGCGAAAGTGTAACGTGGCACTTTGACCTGAACATcataaagaaagacaaaatgatacGTATGAATGCAGCTCTCTCTTACCTCATCAGCTTCAAGCGGAAATTAGCatttgaaattgtgtttaattaaaaatgcttaatacaaaatgtgtgtgattatgGCCATGTGAGGGTGAAGAATAACAGAGGATTAAAAtcttttagaaaaataaattatgcaacacttaattgaataaaatattccTTTTTAATCTGATCATGGCCTAAtaggtttgcttttttttttgaaaacccTTAATTTCTCATTGTTCTCAGATTTCACGCAGAATgtgcatttttatgtgtgtctggCATTTATGTATGAATTGTCACTCCTGAGAGCAAATCTAAAAcagctttgctttattttatgaACCCCACATTACCATATTAAATAGATCCCATTTCACAATCCGATTTTATGTGTCCTCCTGAGACACACTGTGTATCGTGTGCATTGTGCCAGATGAGTACAACCTTTAGCCCAGATaaacaatgaatcaaaatgCAGAGCACAGCTTTCTATAGAAATAACTACATCGTAAAATGATATgaataaagatttattttctcatatgaACAGGTGgattcagatttcattttattttacaatctATGACAATCTcgcattgtttttcttttttttttctagcatATTTCAGGAATGACATGGAGAAAGGTTCTTTTTTATTGCTGAATGTTAAATGAAATACACTTTCACTGACTGGAAAAGAattgtctgctgcttttttacCATGCACCCATCTAACCTTGACCACAAGGACATGCAGAGGAGAGGTGCTCAAACATTTCAAGCGAGGGTGGGGTCaggtgggggtggtggaggggatgGGGGCTGGTGAGGTtataaaattaaacagaagagacTGACAGGGCGTGCCTGGTAGCATCTTAATTGGATGTAGAGGACTGGCAAAGTGAAGGGAGTATCACATTTAAACTAGAGGAGCACTGTCGTTTCCatttttcagacaaacaaaactaGACCCAAGGGTGAGAAACTCTGAAATATCTGAAGGTGAAGTGTGACCAAGGACCATTCTCTGGAACGCCGTTGTGCATTTACCATATAGTAGGTAGAATTGCAGATCATCCATTTTAAGAGGTTTTAGACCAATAACCATGTGATAATACAAACATACCAACAGTGATGAAGCATCACTGactctcctctctcactgcGTCTCTGGCTATGGGTTTAACATTTCTTGAATTATCTTTTAAATATGTGGACGACTGAGGGGTTAAATGATTTAGTTTACTTTTAAAAGTAATATCATTTATGGAATAAATTTGAAATGACTAGATCTGTCAACAAGACAAAGCAGTACACATCACTATAGGAGGAGACACTGTTCGGATGCTATTTGACATTACTTGGAAGTGTGCAAGTAAAGTGGGACTGTCTAAAACAAGTGATGAATATTATTCATGGACACAGTCATTCAATGGGCATGAGTACGTGAATAAGAAAGGCTGACAACTTGATAGATGGCTGCATAATGGCTTTAAAAATTAACATGTAAATATGCATTTATATCACATTATTTCATTCTACACTATAGGCATCACATagttttttcacacacaaaacactacAGTCACCTCTTAGAAAATGATGTAATCAAACAGCAAAATAGAAAGTTTGCATATTTTTGCATTGTATGATCCTCCAAAGTTTCACagcaatttcatttttattgtttactaTGGTCTGAACTCTTCTCTTCTCCACTGagctttttccttctctctgtatTTGGGAGTGTTCGGGGAACTGGTAGATGGGATGATAAAATTTAGGGCCTCTACGTCTGAGAACCTTAGCCTTAGGTAGACCTTAA
This window encodes:
- the slc22a6l gene encoding solute carrier family 22 member 6 → MAFGDILEQVGSLGRFQILHVTLLSIPVLMMASHNLLQNFVAAVPFHYCSVYTNLSQSQLSLEETLLITVPFDPTGKPERCQRYAAPQWHLLAKNGSSASGQLGNTQDGLDVELQGCTEGWSYNMTEMRSTIITEWNLVCDLRSLKQMGQTIYMGGVLLGALVFGALSDRYGRRNLLLISNLLMAVGGTCAAFSSSFPLFCLFRFVCGMALSGLGLNTFSLIVEWIPTRVRTAVGTITGYCYTVGQLILAGIAYFIRDWRWLTLAVSLPFYVFFLFSWWFHESSRWLVLNNKSEHAIRNLKSVAKFNGRHEEGEKIDIKMLQESMKKEMSCSQGSYTVLDLFRTPTMRKMTVCLSAVWLSTSFAYYGLAMDLQKFGVDIYLIQVIFGAVDIPAKVIVTVSMSFIGRRPSQCGALIAAGVTILINVLVPYDKQTVRTCLAVIGKGCLAASFNCCYLYSGELYPTIIRQNGMGWVSMMARVGAMVAPMVLLTGDTLPWLPGLIYGSAPIISGLAAIFLPETLGSPLPDTIQDVEDRGSGKKSEMSQKEAITLQDTQAKALKQTA